One window from the genome of Gimesia aquarii encodes:
- a CDS encoding 3-keto-disaccharide hydrolase, translating into MFQLSVKSFTTLCLFMSACFCVTQTADLIAEEHCDSDFVSIFNGKSLDGWQGATNGYYAKDGMLISKKESGGNLFTNKEYKNFILRFDFKLEPGANNGIGYHVPLKPKTSPAYAGKEIQILDDTAEKYAKLQNYQYHGSLYGTAPAKRGHLKPVGEWNSQEIMVDGNKLKVTLNGTTIVDFDMTDAKKNGTIDGKEHPGLKRDSGHICLCGHGAKIEFKNMRIKELP; encoded by the coding sequence ATGTTTCAATTATCTGTTAAGAGTTTCACTACACTTTGTTTGTTTATGAGTGCCTGTTTCTGTGTCACTCAGACCGCTGATCTGATTGCTGAAGAGCATTGTGATAGCGATTTTGTAAGTATCTTCAATGGGAAATCATTAGATGGCTGGCAAGGTGCCACCAATGGTTATTACGCCAAAGACGGTATGCTCATCAGTAAAAAGGAAAGTGGTGGTAATTTATTTACCAACAAAGAATACAAAAATTTTATTCTACGATTTGATTTCAAACTGGAACCCGGAGCCAATAATGGGATTGGCTATCACGTTCCTCTCAAACCCAAAACCAGCCCCGCCTACGCAGGCAAGGAAATTCAAATCCTCGACGATACTGCGGAGAAATATGCCAAGCTGCAAAACTATCAGTATCATGGCTCATTATATGGAACCGCACCAGCGAAGCGAGGGCACCTCAAACCAGTGGGTGAATGGAATTCCCAGGAAATTATGGTTGATGGAAATAAGCTCAAAGTGACTTTGAACGGAACGACCATTGTCGATTTCGATATGACTGATGCTAAGAAAAACGGTACGATTGATGGCAAGGAGCACCCCGGTTTGAAACGGGATTCAGGACATATTTGTCTGTGTGGTCATGGTGCCAAAATTGAGTTCAAAAACATGCGTATCAAAGAGCTTCCCTAG
- a CDS encoding DUF1559 domain-containing protein codes for MLFPMRGSRRGSRGFTLIELLVVIAIIAILIALLLPAVQQAREAARRAQCKNNLKQIGLAIHNYESAYTVFPGLSSASTYGYSVQARILPFVDQANLQNLIDFEVPLMLGSGGSQSLNPVHTAVAGQVLPLFLCPSEPESPIFQNANTGSAQFAGTNYVVCSGDGIDTNYDTRAQTNGMFFMGSASRFRDLTDGSTNTLILSESLMGNKLDGSGLVSDPQRQMARYRGGGLGAPGEGFTSAPGHNPDIAAAAAAAGNFDGRGRGSWIWGREHMTTFNTYMTPNPQTPDVHRNGYGWFAARSMHVGGVHVGLGDASVRFVSNNIDLNLWRALGTKNGGEVIGEF; via the coding sequence ATGTTATTCCCTATGAGAGGTTCTCGGCGTGGGAGCCGAGGCTTCACTTTAATAGAACTGTTGGTGGTGATAGCCATCATTGCGATTTTGATTGCGTTACTGTTACCTGCCGTGCAACAGGCGCGGGAAGCGGCCCGACGTGCGCAGTGTAAGAATAATCTGAAACAGATCGGCCTGGCGATTCATAATTATGAGAGTGCCTACACTGTGTTTCCCGGGCTGTCCTCAGCAAGCACGTATGGCTATTCCGTTCAAGCGCGGATTCTCCCTTTTGTTGATCAGGCGAACTTACAGAATTTGATCGATTTTGAAGTTCCACTGATGTTGGGATCCGGGGGTAGCCAGTCCCTGAACCCGGTGCATACTGCTGTTGCGGGTCAGGTATTACCTTTGTTTCTTTGCCCGAGTGAGCCAGAATCTCCCATTTTTCAAAATGCTAATACAGGCAGTGCTCAGTTTGCCGGGACGAATTATGTGGTCTGTTCTGGTGATGGAATAGATACAAATTACGACACCCGCGCACAAACGAATGGAATGTTTTTTATGGGATCGGCCAGCCGATTTCGGGATCTGACTGACGGCTCAACGAATACATTGATCCTTTCAGAGTCTCTGATGGGGAACAAGTTGGACGGCAGTGGTCTTGTCTCTGACCCTCAACGCCAAATGGCACGATATCGAGGTGGCGGATTGGGAGCTCCCGGTGAAGGCTTCACAAGTGCGCCAGGACATAATCCGGATATTGCCGCAGCAGCAGCCGCCGCCGGGAACTTTGATGGTCGTGGACGTGGTTCCTGGATCTGGGGGCGAGAACACATGACGACATTCAATACATATATGACGCCAAATCCTCAAACTCCCGACGTGCATCGTAATGGATACGGATGGTTTGCTGCACGCAGTATGCATGTGGGGGGTGTGCATGTCGGCCTGGGTGATGCCTCGGTGCGATTTGTCAGTAACAATATCGATCTCAATCTCTGGCGTGCACTCGGCACCAAAAATGGTGGGGAAGTGATTGGTGAGTTTTAG
- a CDS encoding sugar transferase yields the protein MSSATAGQSSMPFKSAIPQGELSDLVKGYMDVEVWRSTDWLTRLDLDEPRVDVRCLSERTRLCKRILDIIVSSIMLIVLSPLLLFLVIVVKLSSPGPAIFKQTRVGLNLRNQTKTDRRKEQLDLSEVGIATDRRTHADRRDETGYGMPFTLYKFRTMTVDAEKNGAQFAVKGDPRVTGLGRFMRKTRLDELPQLWNVLKGEMTLVGPRPERPEFIEGLSKEIPNYLNRLGLKPGLTGVAQIVNGYDNNVEGFRRKVSLDLMYLQNCCFWNDLKILFRTIRVILTGSGAL from the coding sequence ATGAGTTCAGCGACAGCAGGCCAATCGAGTATGCCCTTTAAAAGTGCGATTCCTCAGGGAGAGTTATCGGATCTGGTCAAAGGGTACATGGATGTGGAAGTCTGGCGCTCCACGGATTGGCTGACTCGTCTCGATCTGGATGAACCACGAGTCGATGTCCGTTGTTTATCCGAGCGAACTCGACTTTGCAAAAGAATACTCGATATCATCGTCTCTTCAATCATGCTGATAGTGCTGTCTCCATTACTGTTGTTTCTGGTGATCGTGGTCAAGCTCAGCTCTCCGGGACCTGCGATTTTCAAGCAGACCCGAGTCGGCCTGAATCTGAGAAATCAAACGAAAACTGATCGTCGCAAAGAACAACTTGATCTGTCTGAAGTCGGAATTGCCACTGATCGTCGAACGCATGCTGATCGTCGTGATGAAACAGGCTATGGGATGCCTTTCACTCTGTATAAATTCCGCACGATGACGGTAGATGCCGAAAAGAATGGTGCTCAATTTGCCGTTAAGGGTGACCCGCGCGTCACAGGGCTGGGACGCTTCATGCGTAAAACGCGATTGGATGAGCTTCCTCAACTTTGGAATGTACTCAAAGGGGAAATGACATTAGTCGGTCCGCGTCCCGAACGTCCGGAATTCATCGAAGGTTTGAGCAAAGAAATTCCAAACTATCTCAATCGTCTTGGTTTGAAGCCCGGGCTGACTGGAGTGGCTCAAATTGTGAACGGGTACGATAACAATGTGGAAGGCTTTCGCAGAAAAGTCTCGCTGGACTTGATGTACTTACAAAACTGCTGTTTTTGGAATGACCTGAAGATCCTGTTTCGAACGATCCGTGTCATCCTGACTGGTAGTGGTGCGTTATAA
- a CDS encoding Gfo/Idh/MocA family protein, translated as MNSEKKESLSEVTRRSFLQAGSTAAAGLAWTAQSYGSILGANDRIRIGFLGAGGMANAHMNTFNAIREKNNLEAIAVADCWKKRAEEGKEKTGAKHAFSDYQKVLEIKDIDYVTIATPEHWHAQMTIDALDSGKAVYCEKPMTHSIPEAQAVIKKQKATKLPIQVGVQGMSDDSYSSAAKAIEQGVIGQVVQAQIEYVRRYGSQGPWRRPGLKDDEPKPADLNWNAWLGKAPKTDWNPHHYYEWRNYSQYSGGICTDLFIHRITRIMKACNLLYPRRVVGMGGIWQWRDDRNLPDNFEMICEYPRGMTVYVLGTMSNRVGIDHLIRGYRGTLYFTSSGWVAKDKDGKVLAEHKKSGAEDTKLHHTNLQNHLRNGEKLNCPSELGLAGVVAVNMANESWRSGHMMGWDTKNEKMVPANTLNLSHYPENDS; from the coding sequence ATGAATTCTGAAAAGAAAGAGTCTTTGTCTGAAGTGACTCGTCGAAGTTTTCTCCAGGCTGGTAGCACCGCCGCTGCCGGTCTGGCTTGGACAGCACAAAGTTATGGAAGTATTCTTGGTGCCAATGACCGGATTCGCATCGGTTTCCTTGGCGCTGGAGGAATGGCGAATGCCCACATGAATACGTTCAATGCGATTCGCGAAAAGAACAATCTGGAAGCAATCGCAGTCGCTGACTGCTGGAAAAAGCGCGCTGAGGAAGGCAAGGAAAAAACGGGAGCTAAACACGCTTTTTCTGATTATCAAAAAGTTTTGGAAATCAAAGACATCGACTATGTCACGATTGCGACTCCAGAACATTGGCACGCGCAGATGACAATTGATGCTTTGGATTCTGGTAAAGCCGTCTATTGTGAAAAACCAATGACACACAGTATTCCAGAAGCGCAGGCGGTCATCAAAAAACAAAAAGCGACTAAGCTCCCGATTCAAGTCGGCGTGCAAGGCATGTCCGATGATTCCTACAGTTCTGCCGCGAAAGCAATCGAACAAGGCGTTATTGGCCAGGTCGTTCAAGCGCAGATCGAGTACGTTCGGCGTTATGGATCACAGGGACCGTGGCGTCGTCCCGGTCTGAAGGATGATGAACCGAAGCCTGCCGATTTGAACTGGAATGCCTGGCTCGGAAAGGCTCCGAAAACAGACTGGAATCCCCATCATTATTATGAGTGGCGAAACTACTCTCAATATTCGGGCGGGATTTGTACTGACCTCTTCATCCACCGCATCACACGTATTATGAAAGCCTGTAATCTGCTTTATCCACGTCGTGTTGTGGGTATGGGAGGTATCTGGCAGTGGCGCGATGACCGCAACCTGCCGGACAACTTTGAAATGATTTGCGAGTACCCACGCGGTATGACGGTCTATGTTCTTGGGACGATGAGTAACCGTGTCGGCATCGATCACCTCATTCGTGGCTATCGTGGCACACTCTACTTCACTTCGTCCGGCTGGGTCGCTAAAGATAAAGATGGTAAGGTCCTGGCAGAGCATAAAAAATCCGGTGCAGAAGATACGAAGCTGCATCATACGAATCTGCAAAATCACTTACGCAACGGTGAAAAATTGAATTGTCCCAGTGAATTAGGGTTAGCAGGTGTTGTCGCTGTCAACATGGCAAATGAGTCCTGGAGATCCGGGCATATGATGGGCTGGGATACCAAAAATGAAAAAATGGTTCCCGCAAACACACTGAACCTCAGCCACTATCCCGAGAACGATTCCTGA
- a CDS encoding PQQ-like beta-propeller repeat protein: protein MNRNRFKPELTGWQTAILSAGIVCLTCVLCIAEETPFEDSKIQRWPAFQGAGATAIAAESIPLVWSPQENIAWQTEFPGKGQSSPVIWGDRVFVTSIEGAMKNDCHVVALDLATGKLVWDFKTASSQPVRANYFQSRSAPTPVVDARHIYAFFETGNLMALDHAGKKIWSRSLTDDYGEFEVRIGLAASLTQTADTVVVLIDHEGPSYLLAVDKQTGKTKWKTERFSRQSYASPTVLKVNQADHIVCSSSGSIDGYDPTTGKQLWMFEEVGGNRACTPISFGDGKFLISASPGMHDERLADAKKSNFAMQVKRVGEEYQQTILWKTNNAMPSFGSPMVHQGLAYWVNKVGVVYCFDVATGKQVYIKRLRQSCWATPFGLGDRVYFPGKDGLTTVIAAGREFQELAQNELFDGATAAGDADLKRREEAARKPRSTQRSERNSGGRSRTRNGLIFADPVQYGYAAVNGSLVMRTGSKLYCIRKLVPVDRQEKTVKVSSREGDSQ from the coding sequence ATGAATAGAAATCGATTTAAACCGGAACTGACAGGTTGGCAAACGGCCATTCTGTCTGCCGGTATCGTATGTTTGACTTGTGTACTCTGCATAGCAGAAGAGACACCATTTGAAGATTCAAAAATACAACGCTGGCCCGCCTTTCAGGGGGCAGGAGCGACCGCGATTGCCGCTGAATCCATACCCCTCGTCTGGTCTCCCCAGGAAAATATTGCGTGGCAGACCGAGTTTCCCGGTAAAGGCCAGTCGAGTCCGGTGATCTGGGGAGATCGTGTCTTTGTGACTTCGATTGAAGGAGCAATGAAAAACGACTGTCACGTTGTTGCCTTGGATCTTGCAACAGGGAAGTTGGTCTGGGATTTTAAAACGGCGTCTTCACAACCGGTGCGTGCCAACTATTTTCAAAGCCGTTCCGCTCCGACTCCCGTCGTTGATGCGAGGCACATTTATGCTTTTTTTGAAACCGGAAATCTGATGGCGCTGGATCATGCGGGCAAGAAAATCTGGTCTCGCTCGCTGACCGATGATTATGGTGAATTTGAAGTGCGGATCGGCCTGGCCGCTTCTCTGACACAGACTGCAGACACAGTTGTTGTGCTGATTGATCACGAAGGACCCTCCTATTTACTGGCTGTTGATAAACAGACTGGCAAAACGAAATGGAAAACCGAACGTTTCAGCCGACAGAGTTATGCATCGCCCACAGTATTAAAGGTCAATCAGGCAGATCATATAGTCTGTAGTTCAAGTGGCAGCATTGATGGTTACGACCCGACAACTGGTAAGCAGTTGTGGATGTTTGAAGAAGTCGGCGGCAACAGGGCCTGCACGCCGATTTCTTTTGGTGATGGTAAGTTTCTCATCAGTGCCTCACCTGGCATGCATGATGAGCGGCTGGCTGATGCCAAGAAATCGAACTTCGCCATGCAGGTGAAACGGGTGGGAGAGGAATACCAACAGACGATACTCTGGAAAACGAATAATGCGATGCCTTCATTCGGTTCGCCAATGGTACATCAGGGGTTGGCGTACTGGGTGAATAAAGTCGGTGTTGTTTATTGTTTTGATGTCGCCACAGGCAAGCAGGTTTACATCAAACGTTTACGGCAGTCTTGCTGGGCAACACCATTCGGACTCGGTGATCGTGTCTATTTTCCTGGTAAGGATGGTTTAACGACGGTGATCGCCGCGGGACGTGAGTTTCAGGAACTTGCTCAAAATGAACTGTTTGACGGTGCCACTGCAGCCGGAGACGCTGATCTTAAACGGCGTGAGGAAGCAGCTCGCAAGCCGCGCTCAACACAGCGATCTGAACGAAACTCTGGAGGACGGTCGCGGACTCGTAACGGATTGATTTTTGCTGACCCGGTCCAATACGGGTATGCTGCCGTGAATGGATCTTTGGTGATGAGAACGGGCAGCAAATTGTATTGCATTCGGAAGCTGGTTCCCGTAGATCGTCAGGAAAAAACGGTGAAGGTCAGTTCCAGAGAAGGAGACTCTCAATGA